Within Chelatococcus sp. HY11, the genomic segment AATACCGGTTCCACCGCCGCCATCAGCGCGCGCAGCGTCGTCGTCATCGTGACGAGATCGGCGGCCAGGACCATGAGGACAATGCGCAATATCGATACGGCCGCCGCCTCCCAGCTGTCAGCCCAGACCTGCAGGAGCCCGATGCCGACAAGGATGGGCACGAGCGGCTTCAGCGCCGTGACATGCATGAGGGCCTCGCGCCCCAGCGTCCCGTAGATGCTCAGCACGACGCAGAGGCCAAGCATGAGCAGGCGCCAGTCGGAAACCGGCAGTACGGCGATGCTGATCGCGGCGACAGCGATGAGCTTCGCGCCGGCAGGTACCCGGTGCAACCAGGTCGGGCGCGCGAGATAGGCCGAGATCATGGCGCCATGGCGCGGCGCGCGGCCGCCTCGTGATAAGCCGGCAGGATACGATCGGGAGAGCCATCGTCCACGATCCGACCGCGCTCCAGCCAGACGACGCGATCGCAATCCGCCAGCAGCTCCAGATCATGGCTGGCCATGACGATCTGCAGCGGCAGCTCCCTGATCAGCCGCCGGAACGCCATGCGCATCGGCAGATCGAGACTGGCGAAAGGCTCGTCAAGGAGCAGCAGCGAAGGCCGCGCCGCCAGTACGCTGATGATCGCGACCCGCTGGCGCTCACCGCCCGACAGTTCATGCACCGCCCTGCTCTCCCAGCCTGGACAGCCGTGCTCGGCAAGACAACGCGCGGCTTCAGCCTCTGCCGCGCGGCCCTTCAGTCCGCCATTGCCGAAGGCGAAGGCGACCTCCTCACCCACCGTCGGAAAAATGATCTGATGGTCGGGATTCTGGAACACAAAGCCAATGTCGCCCGGCAGTTCCCTCCGGTGGCGACGCGTGTCGCGTGCGCCGAACCATACCTCGCCACTAT encodes:
- a CDS encoding ABC transporter ATP-binding protein, yielding MTETSRPHRIRFDRVELSRGGRKLFDGLDLTLSERRVGLIGDNGSGKSSLLRLINGLILPDSGEVWFGARDTRRHRRELPGDIGFVFQNPDHQIIFPTVGEEVAFAFGNGGLKGRAAEAEAARCLAEHGCPGWESRAVHELSGGERQRVAIISVLAARPSLLLLDEPFASLDLPMRMAFRRLIRELPLQIVMASHDLELLADCDRVVWLERGRIVDDGSPDRILPAYHEAAARRAMAP
- a CDS encoding energy-coupling factor transporter transmembrane protein EcfT, whose product is MISAYLARPTWLHRVPAGAKLIAVAAISIAVLPVSDWRLLMLGLCVVLSIYGTLGREALMHVTALKPLVPILVGIGLLQVWADSWEAAAVSILRIVLMVLAADLVTMTTTLRALMAAVEPVLRPLRLFGLDPERLSLAVALVLRFVPVLLALWQTREEAWRARSSRRRPLRLVANFVAETLVMADHVSESLDARGFSSREARRHKRRSAPAESSTDRRDRE